Within the Thermanaeromonas toyohensis ToBE genome, the region ATCCCCTTCCCGTACTTCCACCCGGTCCATGATATCCTTAGAAGTATAGATCCCATAATCCTCCGCTATGTCGCTCAAATCCACCACTACCCCCGGCCCCACCAGGAAATCCAAAGGCAGGCTGGCGATGTCCTTGCCGTGGGTGCAGAAGTGCAGCGGTCCATCTAGATGCGTACCCACATGGTTGGAAGTAGTAATGAGCTGTCCGTTGGCCCCGTTAGGAGCTAGCCGCTTGAAGAACTTGATCTGCAGCGGTTCATAAGTTGGCCAAGGCGGGGTAAGATGGCTCAGAGGCTGGGTTAGATCATACATCTTTACCTTGTCCCAGAAGGAAAGCATAAGATAAACCCTCCTTAGGATGTTTATTTAATATAGTCCCTAAGAGCCTTATAGCTTTTACAAAAGCCTCCGGCCCCCATAGTGACCAAAAGCAAACAGAAATTTTTAAGATAGCTTTAAGTGTACTGTTCAGCAAAAGCCAACAAGGCCTTCTCAAAACATTCCCAGGGCGGATTGACTAGTCCAGCACCCACCTGGCCTATACCCGGGTCTTTATGGGCGATCCCGGTATTGATCTGCGGTAGAATACCCGTCTCTATCACCTTGCGTATATCTATCCCGGTGGCCGTACCCCGGAAGCCTAATACAGGGATGGTAAAGAACCTGTTTTCCCCTGCCGTGATACTGTACATCTTGCGGGAAAACTCAAGGGCATCTTCTGGGGTACCGCCTACAAACTGTACTATAGGAATGGCCGCGGCCATGGCGAATCCACCCAAACCCGCAGTTTCCGTAATGGCAGAATCTCCTATGTCAGGGTTAGCATCCTCCTCGGTGAACCCGGGGAAATACAGCCCCTTAACCTTTTGGGCAGGCCCAGTAAACCACCGGTCACCCAACCCGCTTACCTTGATCCCGAATTCTGTACCGTTGCGGGACATGACCGTGACTATGGTGCTCTTAGGGATCCCATGGGCCGCCTCCAGCATAGCTTTGGCTGCTGGCATGGAAAGATTAAGGAAAAAGTGGTCATTCCCGTTAATAAATTCCAGAACCCGCCGGAGATCGGAGAGGGGATAACCCGTCTCTAAAATATAAGGAGCGATGGTCCGCATAAACAAAGAGGTGGCCGCTTTATTACGGTTATGCACTTCATCCCCCATATGCAGGGCCTGGGCGATAAGGGATTTTAGGTCCACCCCCCCAGCAAGCTTTATGGCTTTCCCGAGCACAGGGGCTAGAACATCACCCATCCATTTTAATCTTTCCAAAACCTCAGGACTATAGGCCCCATAGCGGAGAACCTTCCCTAAGCCCTCATTTAAGGTACAATAGGCCCGATTGCCATGGGTCTTATTTTCCACTATAAACACCGGCATGGAAGGTGAGACCACACCGGCCATAGGACCGACACTAGAATGCTCATGGCAGGGCGAATATTCTATCTCCCTAGCAGCCAGCCTTTCCGCTTCCTGCGGAGTTTTAGCCCATCCTTCAAAGAGGATCGCCCCTATTATGGCTCCCCTCAAAGGCCCTGACATCCTATCCCAGGTTATGGGGGGTCCTGCATGGAGGAGCATACGCTCCTTAAAGCCTGGTATAACCTCTCCTGCTTTACCGATCCCTATAAGCACCGGCTGGGCGGCATGGTAACGCTCTAAGGCCTGCCGGTTAGCCTCCTCGATATCCTCCCGTCCAATTAGCCTATCTAAAATCTTGATAAGTTCCACCTTGCCCCGCGCCGGTGGCTCCCACCTAACTTGATAGACAGTCGCTCCCTGTTCACGCATAGACCTGGCAAATACTTCACTTCCTAGGTTGACCACTTTAAGCGCCGGCGGCCAGTTGGCCAGGTATGCCATTTTTTGCGCCTCCTTAAGCCAGTAAGTTCGCCTTGGTGCAGTTTATTTAGCTCGACAAGGAGCCCTGGATAAGTCTTGCTACTAATTGGGCTGCAGCATAATTAGAATAAAGCACAGTAGCGCCTGCTTCGCGCAATATTTTTTCCTGCTCCCGCAAACCTTGCGGATCTCCTTCCGTACCTACCAGGACAGCTATCTGGATAAGTTGCCGTCCCGATTGCCTGGCTATTCTCGTGGCCTCCCGTACAGCCTCTGCGGTTACTCCTGCTGGGTCAGGATGACACCCAAAGCCCAAAACTACATCGAATAGGAGTATAGCTACTTCCTCGTCCTGGGCCTCCTTAAGGTAACGGGGCACCCTTAGACCAGGCTCCAGCATAGGATGGGGTCTGCCGCGGGTAAAATAATCATCTCCCAAATCCAGGCAGGAATGGGCTCGGCTTTCTTCCGGACTTTTAAGCAGAAGTTCTGGCTCCCAAGCTACATTAGAGTAGACCGGGATCCCTTTATGAGCTAAAAAAGTAAGGGTCTCATCACATAAAGTACCCCCGCAGTACAGGCCCCGCAGATACCCCCGTACTGGTCGGCCACCGGTAAGGTCCCGCGCTAGTTCCTCAATATCTTTTTCTTGGTAATATAAACTTCTTTCCTTCCCGGAAACCATAGAGCAGGCCAGGACTGCAGCCTCCTCTAGGCTCCTGGCAAACTTAACTTTACCTCTATCCTCGCCCCCCATCTCGCCCATAAAGCATACAACCGCAGGCTTACTACCTTCCTCCAGGGCTCGGACCACCTTCTCCCGCACCTCAGGCGCTGGTGGCTTAGAGATAACTACTTTAACCTTAGTATTCTCATCCTGCTCTAGCATTTCCAGGGCGAGTAAAGTTGTTATACCGCCCACTTCCTGCCGGAGATCGCGGCCACCAGTGCCTATGGCATGGGTAATCCCTTCGCCCAGCCGATCTATTACTGCTAAAACTTGCTGGAGCCCTGTTCCCGAGGCAGCCACGATCCCTATGTGACCGGGTCTTACTTTATTAGCAAATCCTAGGCCTAGCCCTCCTACAACTGCTGTCCCGCAGTCAGGTCCCATAACGAGAAGCCCTTTTTCCTGCGCTAACTTCTTTAACATTACCTCCTCTTCCAAGGAAACGTTGTCGCTAAACAGGAACACGTGAAGCCCATGCTCCAGTGCCTTTCTCGCCTCGCGCGCTGCATAGGCTCCGGGAACAGAAATGGCTGCTATGCCCGCCCCTTCCAGTACGGCTTCCTCCAGGGAATTATATATCTCCTCCTGTCCAGCAGCCCGGGACTGAACCCTGGGGGCCAACTTCTCCTCAATCAATTCTTCCGCTTCATATAAGGCTTCTTCGCTTTCTGCCCCTAGGGCGATAAGAAGGTCTGTAGCCGCAGCCTTCTCTACCTCTGGGGTATAAAATCCCATCCCTTTTAAACTCTCTTTATTAAGATCTGTAGCCATGCCCACCAGGGCTTCCCGAATACCGGGCAATCTCTGTATCTCCTGGGTCAGGCTCATCAAGGTTACGGAATCGTAATAGCTGTTATGGCGCACCGTTATCCGTTTAAACACCAGTTATCCCTCCTCTGCCACTCAAGGCTTAAGTACACTCCTAAGGCCATATCAAAGCCTGAACTTCCTCCCACCCCCAGAAGCTCTTCTACTGCTTCCCCCATCTCCCTGGGAGTTTTTCCCAAGACGCAGGCCAGAACCTTTTCAATAAATTCGTGTCCCCGGCCTTGCAGGGCCTCCTTTAGAAAAAAAGCGCTTAAGGGCAAGGTGCGTCCCAATAAAGAAGTCACCCTCTTTTCCCATATTCCTTCCTGCAACCCATAAGCTTTTCGCCAGATGGTCCGGGTAAGGCTTAAGCCCAAAATTAAATCATCTCCGCTGGGCGTAAGTCCAGGACCCCATCCTATTAACCCCTTTAAGGCTTCTTCTAGCCCCTCGGGATCTTGCAGCAATAGAGAGGTCCTTAATTTGTGTATTAACAGTATCAGCTCATTTTTACTTCCCGCCAATACTAATTTAAAGGGCGAAGGCACCGTACTCCCCTCTAAGGCCGCCTGCAATAACCTTAAGTTTTCTTCCTTTATATATAAAGGCGCCTTAATTCCCTTTAAGGGACTTTCCCAGGGGAGGCTAAGGCTAAAGTCAACTAAAACTTTAGGGGCGAGCCTTACCCGGTATCCATCTTCTGCCTCCACCTGGTAACCTGGAAAAAGGCCCAAGCCGGTAAAGGAAATGCCCCGGGATATAGCTATAGTGGCGTAACCTTCCCCGCCACCTCGCTCCTGGGGTAATAGCGCAAGAAAAGCTCCGTCGCTCACCAGGTTTATAGCCCGGTCAAATACGCTATGAATATAAAAGGGTTGTTTACCTTCTAGGAGTAGGGAAAAATATTTTCCTCGGCGAACAACTGGCAAATAATGGAGTATGCCCCCATGTTCAGTGCACAATAGCTGTCCCTGCCTGCCCCTGCAGAGCTTCCCGGGCTTCTTCCAGGAGACCTATAATCGCCTTCTGGCCTCCTTGCTCAAGGAAAGTAATAGCCGCCTCTACTTTAGGGCCCATGCTTCCTGGTGGAAAATGCCCCTCCTTAAAGTACCGCTTTGCTTCCTCTACGGTCATGCAGTCAAGCTCCTTTTGCCCGGGCCTCCCAAAGTTAATAATTACCTTCCTAACGCTGGTCAGCATCAGCAATACATCGGCCCCGATATCGCTGGCTAGCCTGGCTGCTGCTAAATCTTTATCGATGACCCCTTCTACCCCCTTAAGATGCCCTTTCTCATCCTGTACTACAGGTATCCCTCCTCCGCCAGCTGCTATCACTACAAAACCTTCCTCCAGCGCCTTGCGGATGGCCTTCCTTTCCACAATGGCTAAAGGCCGGGGAGAAGGAACTACACGCCGCCACCCGCGTCCGCTATCCTCTACCATACGGTACCCTCTAGTTTTTTCCATCTGGCGAGCTTCCTCAGCTGTATAAAACGGCCCCACAGGCTTGGTAGGATTATAAAAGGCAGGATCGTGAGGATCTACTACCACCTGGGTAACGAAAGTTACTATTTCCTTCTCGCATCCCTTCTCTAGAAGTACATTCCTTAACTGCTGCTGAATCCCGTAACCCAGGGATCCTTGTGTATTAGCTACGCACACATCCAAGGGCATGGGGGGGACCACGTCCTTGGCTAGCTCATTTTTAATCAAGAGATTCCCGACCTGAGGGCCGTTGCCGTGGGTAATAAGGACGCGGTACCCAGCTATTACTAGCTCCGCTATAGATTCGGCAACCTTAGCAATATTCTTAAGTTGTTCAGGAAAGGTGCCCCGCTCTCCTACCCTGGTTATGGCGTTCCCCCCTAGCGCCAGTACCACCGTCTGCATTTTATTTTCCACTCCTGGACCTTTAGTTTTGATTTGATATAGATCTTCCGAGAAGACCCCGCTTAAACCTTTGTAGAAGAGCTATAAAATTTATCCGTTACCCATTATTAAAAGATAAAACCCCTCATCCACTAGGGAATGAGGGGAAAAAGATTAAAAAGAAGATTATTTATTAAATATCTTGAACAACCTCAAGGCTGCTTGCAAAGTAAGCCTTTGTTCGGGATCATCCGGATCAAAGCCGGTGATCTGCTTAATTTTAGTTAACCTATATAGAACGGTATTATAATGGGTAAATAAGAGCTCTGCAGTACGTTTAATGTTGCAATTTGTCTGGATATATACTTCTAAGGTCTTTAGAAGTTCCCCACCTTTAAAGGTATCATATTCGTACAGCGGGCCCATGATTCTTAAGGCGAAACGCTTTTGCTCCTCTGGTCCCGCTTGGCCAAGAAGAAGCCCGTAAATCCCCAGGTTATCGTAATAGATATCTTGACCTGGTCCAAATATAATCTGTCCCAGTTCCAAGGCTATCCGGGCCTCGTAGTAGCTTCTCTTAAGCCCAGCTATACCCTTGCCCGGCCGACCTATGCCAATGGTAACTGACCAACGGGAGAGGTTTTGACGTAACTTCTTAACCATCTCTTGTGTCCAGGAGATACTCTCCCCTTGGCCCGCACCTTGAGGGTGAAGGCCAAGAAGGATACCCGAAGAATGGCTAGTTAAAATATGCTTTAAACTATTCCTCCGGCAAAAGTCATCAATTAAAGTAATCGCCTGGCTTTTTACTAGCTGGGATATTCTCTCATTTTGGGTCAGATCTTTCATTTTCTTTACGGGCAATACATTAAGTAATAAAACTATATATTCCAGAGTAAGGTCCCAGCCAAAGGTTCTACCGCGGGCGATGAAAGTAGCCTCATCAGAGATATTCTCACTCATAAGCAACTGATCCAAAAACTCTGTTTTATATTTTTGCTCTACCTGGGCAATACCATGGCAGCGGATTACATCCAGGGCTATAAAAAAGCATACCCGTTCTAAGTTCAAAAGGTCTAGAAAAGAAAAACTATCGTCGAACTTAAGTGCTTTTATACATCCATAATGCTCATTTCCCACTACCAAAGGTATCCTTATTAGCTCTGCCTGGTAGCCCTCCGCTTCTACCCGTTCCCGCTGGAAAGTCATTACTGGACCTTCTATTTTATCCCTCAAAGTTTCCGTAACTGAGAGCTCCGTCGGCCTTTCTAAGAGAGCTAAGGCTAAGGTTTCCGTTCCTTTAGCCCAATTTAGCCCTGCGAGTTCCCGCCGTAAGTTTAAAGTGTCCTCTACTAGTACCACCGCCTTAAGAAGTTTAGCCAAAGCATTCCCCATCTGTTTTAGAGAGCCGCCTTCTAAAATTAGATTCGCAAATTGCCGGTGGACACCCATGCTCCTCCTTAAGAACCGAGCCTGGCGGTTAACGATTTGAGCTAAGACAGCTGACATGAGGTCCGAAAAGCTAACTTCATACGGTAATTCTAAAAGAGGCAAACCGCAACTGTTAGCTGCCTCTACCATATAGGAGGGTACCGTATCAATATACCGCTTTGGTTTAAAGGCTAAAGCTGCCAAGCCCTTAGCGGCAAGTTTAGGCACCAGTTCCCGCTGGGCTTTAAGATCATCTCGGATGGCATAGCCCGTTGTTAGGAGAAGATCCCCTTCCCGGATCCAGTCTAGTATATCGGGGACTTCCATAACGTTTACGTTGGTAACAACACGGCCTAAACCTTGCCTTCCGCCGACCACCTTAACATTTTTAAATTCTGCGAGGCTAAGGATTTCTTCAACAGTAATACCTACTTCGTGGAACATAATAATAACACCCGATTTCCCATAATCCTAGGGTCTTAGGGTGGCCACAGCCCTTTGAGGCTTAAGCAAGAAATCCAAGGCAGCGATAATACTGGGGAACACTATATGGGCAGCCATAAGGGCGCTCATAGCTGCACCTTCTTCCCCTAGTACCAGTAAGCTTAAAGCCGCTTCCTTAAACATAAGCGCATCATTATGACCGTTGCCCACAGCAGCCGTATGCTGAGCCCCTAGTTCCTTCACTAGCCTAGCCTTGTCCGCCCCGCCCTCTCGTGCATTCACCCGGACCATCTTCACAGGAAGGCCAGCACACTCTCGGGCAGCGCTACCAAAGGTATCAGCAGTAAAGACGTGGAGTTCGGCGAACTTCCCTAAATCTTGAAGCCTTTCCTTGACCCCCGGCAACAAAACCCCATCCAGGGCCAGGGTCCCATTGAAATCTAGTACAATATGCTTAATCTCGATAGCCTGGTGGGGCAACTGAATTTGAAGCATCTGCTTCTCCCCTCCCCAGTAAAATAGGTCCAATCCCCTTTGACCTTTACCATTACTAAATTTGCTCAAGGTCCTCAGGTTGTATAGTATAAGCGGGAACCATAGTAGGTGTCCAAGCCATGAAGGGGCCCACTGGGTAAACTTGTCCTCCTGCCATTTGGAGACTCTCTAGATTTTCAACCAAGGTCTGGAAAAAGTTATACGGGAAAGCAAAGACCAATTCATCCTTTTGCGTGCCACCGAAGGTACGGTCCCCAGCACAGGGGAACCCAATGATGGGCCGCTCTTCTCCTAGGGCAAATCCTATAGAAGAACACAGGGCTGCTTCCGCAACTGTATCTGCCTTAACGCACTCGCCAGTCTCAAAAACACAACCATGTATCAGGCGCATCACCTGGGCTGGATTGGCGTAGATCACCACTACGTCCGGGTCCAGATCCTTAAACCCGGCCAAGGGCCCTATATAAATAGCGTCATATTGCTTGCCCTTATCACCTAACTTATAAGTATTAGCCATAAATTTACGGCCCGCAGCCTCGTCAGCCACATACCGGCCCACCGCTGCCTTTCCATTAGTGAATCTTTCCGGTGTTTTGATAAGCCCCGTGCAGGCAGCACCAATAGCGCACACCATCAAATCCGGCGTCCCAGAATTAAACTTTCCCTGGTAACGAGCCTGGCAGACCAGCTGGCAGATATTCACCTTCCAGTTAAGAGGCCGCCGGGGCAGTTCCTCCCTCGAGCGGTAAAGCTTAACTCCTACAGGGTTAGTATCTAGCCGTAAAAGCTCCACTAACCGTTGGGTTAAAAGCTTCTTGTCAACATCGGGCATTTGTTCCTCTCTCCTCTCCCCTGCAAAATTATCCTCCGTAAATCAATTTGTCTGGACGTCTCTCTTTCTGTCACTTGGCTTTTACTTCTTGCTCTCCCCTCACTAACTTTAGCAACCCTTCCTCATCCAAAAGGGGGATACCCAGCTCGCGGGCCTTATCGTATTTAGAGCCCGGATTTTCTCCTACGACCACGTAATCCGTCCGTCGGCTTACGCTGCTCGATACTTTACCCCCTGCTCGGAGGATGAGTTCCGTAGCCTCCTGCCGGGTAAGATGGGGAAGGGTGCCAGTAAGTACAAAGGTTTTCCCTGCCAGCGGACCTGTTTCTTCCCTCTCTTCTGCAGCCTCCATCTTGACTCCAGCCCGGCGGAGCTTCTCTATTACTTCTAGGTTTAAGGGCTCGGCAAAAAAGTCCCGAATACTGGCTGCAATCTTAGGCCCGATGTCGGGAAGGGAAGTTAGCTCTTCAAAGCTAGCCTCCTTAAGTCGGTCTAAAGTACCAAAATGCCGGGCCAAGGTACGGGCAGCCCTTTCTCCTACATGCCGGATACCTAAGGCAAAAAGGAGTTTCTCCAACCCGTTATTTTTGCTCTTCTGGATGGCGGAGACTAAATTATTTGCTGACTGTTCGGCAAACCTTTCCAAGGGTAGGAGATCTTCGACTTTAAGATAGTAGAGGTCCGCCGCATCTCGGATAAGCCCGGCCTCTAAAAGCTGGGAAATTATCGCTGGACCCAAACCCTGGATATCCATAGCGGACCGGGAAGCAAAATGAATGATGCGCTCCTTAACCTGGGCCGGGCAGGCTAGACCCCCTGTGCACCGATGGGCCGCCTCCCCGGGTTCCCGTACCACCCGCGCCCCGCAGGCGGGGCAACGCTCCGGCATACGGAACTCCTTTTCTTCTCCGGTCCGGCGCTCAGGTAAGACTCTAATAACCTCCGGGATCACATCTCCCGCCTTATGGATCACTACTGTATCACCCAGGCGTACATCTTTCTCCCGGATGATATCTTCATTATGGAGGGTAGCCCGGCTTACGGTACTACCTGCCAGGCGGACCGGGTCCAGTATAGCCGTGGGAGTTAACACTCCGGTACGGCCTACTCGAACAATGATATCCCGTATACGGGTGATAGCCTCCTCAGCGGGGAACTTATAGGCTATAGCCCAGCGGGGGCTCTTGGCCGTGGCCCCTAAGGCCCGCTGTAGGGCCAAATCGTTCACCTTTATTACCAAACCGTCGATCTCATAAGGCAAAGCGGCCCGTTTCTCCGGGGTCCATTCGGAGATAACCTCTAAGACTTCCTCTATATTATGGCAGTGGCGACGGTAGGGATTTACAGGGAAACCCTGGGCCTCTAGATACTCCAAGGCTTCCGCCTGGGTGGATGGCCCTGGCCCTTCAATATATAATACTTGGTATACAAAAAGGCCTAAGGTACGGGAGGCTGTAACCCGC harbors:
- a CDS encoding DUF169 domain-containing protein, translated to MPDVDKKLLTQRLVELLRLDTNPVGVKLYRSREELPRRPLNWKVNICQLVCQARYQGKFNSGTPDLMVCAIGAACTGLIKTPERFTNGKAAVGRYVADEAAGRKFMANTYKLGDKGKQYDAIYIGPLAGFKDLDPDVVVIYANPAQVMRLIHGCVFETGECVKADTVAEAALCSSIGFALGEERPIIGFPCAGDRTFGGTQKDELVFAFPYNFFQTLVENLESLQMAGGQVYPVGPFMAWTPTMVPAYTIQPEDLEQI
- a CDS encoding PucR family transcriptional regulator produces the protein MFHEVGITVEEILSLAEFKNVKVVGGRQGLGRVVTNVNVMEVPDILDWIREGDLLLTTGYAIRDDLKAQRELVPKLAAKGLAALAFKPKRYIDTVPSYMVEAANSCGLPLLELPYEVSFSDLMSAVLAQIVNRQARFLRRSMGVHRQFANLILEGGSLKQMGNALAKLLKAVVLVEDTLNLRRELAGLNWAKGTETLALALLERPTELSVTETLRDKIEGPVMTFQRERVEAEGYQAELIRIPLVVGNEHYGCIKALKFDDSFSFLDLLNLERVCFFIALDVIRCHGIAQVEQKYKTEFLDQLLMSENISDEATFIARGRTFGWDLTLEYIVLLLNVLPVKKMKDLTQNERISQLVKSQAITLIDDFCRRNSLKHILTSHSSGILLGLHPQGAGQGESISWTQEMVKKLRQNLSRWSVTIGIGRPGKGIAGLKRSYYEARIALELGQIIFGPGQDIYYDNLGIYGLLLGQAGPEEQKRFALRIMGPLYEYDTFKGGELLKTLEVYIQTNCNIKRTAELLFTHYNTVLYRLTKIKQITGFDPDDPEQRLTLQAALRLFKIFNK
- the arcC gene encoding carbamate kinase, which codes for MENKMQTVVLALGGNAITRVGERGTFPEQLKNIAKVAESIAELVIAGYRVLITHGNGPQVGNLLIKNELAKDVVPPMPLDVCVANTQGSLGYGIQQQLRNVLLEKGCEKEIVTFVTQVVVDPHDPAFYNPTKPVGPFYTAEEARQMEKTRGYRMVEDSGRGWRRVVPSPRPLAIVERKAIRKALEEGFVVIAAGGGGIPVVQDEKGHLKGVEGVIDKDLAAARLASDIGADVLLMLTSVRKVIINFGRPGQKELDCMTVEEAKRYFKEGHFPPGSMGPKVEAAITFLEQGGQKAIIGLLEEAREALQGQAGTAIVH
- the ligA gene encoding NAD-dependent DNA ligase LigA, producing the protein MVSITREEAEKRLKELRKIIAEHDYRYFVLDAPIITDQEYDALMRELLELERRFPELVTPDSPSQRVGGAPRPEFATVRHRQPLLSLSNAFSADDVREFDRRVRELAGRPVDYIVEPKIDGLSVALTYVDGVFTTGATRGDGEVGEDVTANLRTIKVLPLYLRQPVSRLEVRGEAYMPKVAFARLNEAREEAGEPIFANPRNAAAGSLRQLDPRVTASRTLGLFVYQVLYIEGPGPSTQAEALEYLEAQGFPVNPYRRHCHNIEEVLEVISEWTPEKRAALPYEIDGLVIKVNDLALQRALGATAKSPRWAIAYKFPAEEAITRIRDIIVRVGRTGVLTPTAILDPVRLAGSTVSRATLHNEDIIREKDVRLGDTVVIHKAGDVIPEVIRVLPERRTGEEKEFRMPERCPACGARVVREPGEAAHRCTGGLACPAQVKERIIHFASRSAMDIQGLGPAIISQLLEAGLIRDAADLYYLKVEDLLPLERFAEQSANNLVSAIQKSKNNGLEKLLFALGIRHVGERAARTLARHFGTLDRLKEASFEELTSLPDIGPKIAASIRDFFAEPLNLEVIEKLRRAGVKMEAAEEREETGPLAGKTFVLTGTLPHLTRQEATELILRAGGKVSSSVSRRTDYVVVGENPGSKYDKARELGIPLLDEEGLLKLVRGEQEVKAK
- the fdrA gene encoding acyl-CoA synthetase FdrA — translated: MFKRITVRHNSYYDSVTLMSLTQEIQRLPGIREALVGMATDLNKESLKGMGFYTPEVEKAAATDLLIALGAESEEALYEAEELIEEKLAPRVQSRAAGQEEIYNSLEEAVLEGAGIAAISVPGAYAAREARKALEHGLHVFLFSDNVSLEEEVMLKKLAQEKGLLVMGPDCGTAVVGGLGLGFANKVRPGHIGIVAASGTGLQQVLAVIDRLGEGITHAIGTGGRDLRQEVGGITTLLALEMLEQDENTKVKVVISKPPAPEVREKVVRALEEGSKPAVVCFMGEMGGEDRGKVKFARSLEEAAVLACSMVSGKERSLYYQEKDIEELARDLTGGRPVRGYLRGLYCGGTLCDETLTFLAHKGIPVYSNVAWEPELLLKSPEESRAHSCLDLGDDYFTRGRPHPMLEPGLRVPRYLKEAQDEEVAILLFDVVLGFGCHPDPAGVTAEAVREATRIARQSGRQLIQIAVLVGTEGDPQGLREQEKILREAGATVLYSNYAAAQLVARLIQGSLSS
- a CDS encoding DUF2877 domain-containing protein, producing the protein MPVVRRGKYFSLLLEGKQPFYIHSVFDRAINLVSDGAFLALLPQERGGGEGYATIAISRGISFTGLGLFPGYQVEAEDGYRVRLAPKVLVDFSLSLPWESPLKGIKAPLYIKEENLRLLQAALEGSTVPSPFKLVLAGSKNELILLIHKLRTSLLLQDPEGLEEALKGLIGWGPGLTPSGDDLILGLSLTRTIWRKAYGLQEGIWEKRVTSLLGRTLPLSAFFLKEALQGRGHEFIEKVLACVLGKTPREMGEAVEELLGVGGSSGFDMALGVYLSLEWQRRDNWCLNG
- a CDS encoding HAD family hydrolase, with translation MLQIQLPHQAIEIKHIVLDFNGTLALDGVLLPGVKERLQDLGKFAELHVFTADTFGSAARECAGLPVKMVRVNAREGGADKARLVKELGAQHTAAVGNGHNDALMFKEAALSLLVLGEEGAAMSALMAAHIVFPSIIAALDFLLKPQRAVATLRP
- a CDS encoding DUF1116 domain-containing protein, yielding MAYLANWPPALKVVNLGSEVFARSMREQGATVYQVRWEPPARGKVELIKILDRLIGREDIEEANRQALERYHAAQPVLIGIGKAGEVIPGFKERMLLHAGPPITWDRMSGPLRGAIIGAILFEGWAKTPQEAERLAAREIEYSPCHEHSSVGPMAGVVSPSMPVFIVENKTHGNRAYCTLNEGLGKVLRYGAYSPEVLERLKWMGDVLAPVLGKAIKLAGGVDLKSLIAQALHMGDEVHNRNKAATSLFMRTIAPYILETGYPLSDLRRVLEFINGNDHFFLNLSMPAAKAMLEAAHGIPKSTIVTVMSRNGTEFGIKVSGLGDRWFTGPAQKVKGLYFPGFTEEDANPDIGDSAITETAGLGGFAMAAAIPIVQFVGGTPEDALEFSRKMYSITAGENRFFTIPVLGFRGTATGIDIRKVIETGILPQINTGIAHKDPGIGQVGAGLVNPPWECFEKALLAFAEQYT